From one Vannielia litorea genomic stretch:
- a CDS encoding peptidase, whose translation MTYCVGMKLDRGLVFMSDTRTNAGVDNISVFKKMHSWEVPGERVITLMSAGNLATTQAVVSILEERTKAQSERNPSLLEAPSMFQVARMVAKVLKDVIAEHEQAGQQAAAFGATLILGGQIDGTAPRLFLIYPEGNFIEAGDDTPFFQIGETKYGRPILVRAYRPEMSFAEAVKLLMVSFDSTVKANLTVGLPFDVQFYEEGSLTLGYQSRIEADDADFQRISSGWGEALTAALDSLPDIEL comes from the coding sequence ATGACCTATTGCGTCGGAATGAAGCTCGATCGCGGGCTCGTTTTCATGTCTGACACCCGGACCAATGCGGGCGTCGATAACATCAGCGTTTTCAAGAAGATGCACTCGTGGGAGGTGCCCGGCGAGCGGGTGATCACCCTGATGAGCGCGGGCAATCTGGCGACGACGCAGGCGGTGGTTTCGATCCTTGAGGAGCGGACCAAGGCGCAGAGCGAGCGCAACCCCTCGCTGCTGGAAGCGCCGAGCATGTTCCAGGTCGCGCGGATGGTGGCCAAGGTGCTGAAGGATGTGATCGCCGAGCATGAGCAGGCGGGCCAGCAGGCCGCTGCCTTTGGCGCGACGCTGATCCTTGGCGGCCAGATCGACGGCACCGCGCCCCGGCTGTTCCTGATCTATCCGGAAGGCAACTTCATCGAGGCAGGGGACGACACACCGTTCTTCCAGATCGGGGAGACCAAATATGGCCGCCCGATCCTTGTGCGCGCCTACCGCCCGGAGATGAGCTTTGCCGAAGCGGTGAAACTGCTGATGGTGAGCTTCGACTCGACGGTGAAAGCCAACCTGACGGTCGGCCTGCCGTTCGATGTGCAGTTCTATGAAGAAGGCAGCCTCACGCTGGGCTACCAGAGCCGGATCGAGGCCGATGACGCCGATTTTCAGCGCATCTCAAGCGGCTGGGGCGAGGCCCTGACCGCCGCGCTCGACAGCCTGCCGGACATCGAGCTTTAG
- a CDS encoding LacI family DNA-binding transcriptional regulator — MNQDAPKPIPPRRPLTLRDVSEASGVSEMTVSRVLRNRGDVSQATREKVLAAAKRLGYVPNKIAGALASSRVNLVAVVIPSLSNMVFPEVLTGIGAVLDDTDLQPVVGVTHYKPERAEKVLYEMLSWRPSGVIVAGLEHTDAARAMLANAGCPVVEIMDVDGEPIDSMVGISHRRAGRMMAEAIAGAGYKNIGFAGTKMPLDHRARKRFEGFTTALARAGLEVRDREFYAGGSGLAKGREMTAAMLERTPELDFIYYSNDMIGAGGMLHCLTAGIDIPGELGLAGFNALEMLAAFPQKLATMDACRREIGEAAARIVAERTASGDLAGEGGGTVTELEPVLALGDTLARG, encoded by the coding sequence TTGAACCAGGACGCTCCCAAGCCCATCCCGCCGCGCCGCCCGCTGACGCTCCGAGACGTTTCGGAGGCCTCTGGCGTTAGCGAAATGACGGTGAGCCGGGTGCTGCGGAACCGGGGTGATGTGAGCCAGGCCACGCGGGAGAAGGTGCTCGCTGCAGCCAAGCGGTTGGGCTACGTGCCCAACAAGATTGCGGGGGCGCTGGCGAGCAGCCGGGTGAACCTTGTGGCGGTGGTGATCCCCTCGCTTTCCAACATGGTCTTCCCCGAGGTGCTCACGGGCATTGGTGCGGTGCTGGACGACACCGACCTTCAGCCGGTTGTTGGCGTGACTCATTACAAGCCCGAGCGCGCCGAGAAAGTGCTTTACGAGATGCTCTCGTGGCGGCCCTCGGGCGTGATCGTGGCGGGGCTGGAACATACCGATGCCGCCCGCGCCATGCTGGCCAACGCAGGCTGCCCGGTGGTGGAGATCATGGATGTGGACGGCGAGCCGATCGACTCGATGGTCGGCATCAGCCATCGCCGCGCGGGGCGGATGATGGCCGAGGCGATTGCCGGTGCGGGGTACAAGAACATCGGGTTCGCAGGCACCAAGATGCCGCTGGATCACCGGGCGCGAAAGCGGTTCGAGGGGTTCACTACGGCGCTGGCCCGCGCCGGGCTGGAGGTGCGGGACCGGGAGTTTTACGCGGGCGGCAGCGGCCTCGCCAAGGGGCGCGAGATGACGGCGGCCATGCTGGAGCGCACGCCGGAGCTGGATTTCATCTATTATTCCAACGACATGATCGGTGCGGGCGGGATGCTGCACTGCCTGACGGCCGGCATCGACATTCCCGGCGAGCTGGGGCTTGCGGGCTTCAACGCGTTGGAGATGCTGGCCGCCTTCCCGCAGAAGCTGGCGACGATGGACGCCTGCCGCCGCGAAATTGGCGAGGCGGCGGCGCGGATCGTGGCGGAGCGCACAGCGAGCGGCGATCTGGCGGGCGAAGGCGGCGGCACGGTGACCGAGCTGGAGCCGGTGCTGGCGCTGGGCGACACGCTGGCGCGGGGCTGA
- a CDS encoding YjbF family lipoprotein, whose protein sequence is MMRKMRWIGALAALAVLAGCSNDPARQGPGLLQMAVQSVTAKRGKPKEVTPAQVAALIPVALQRIRGSAIMILLRDNTQLAALGEQETRGPWRTYLTTEGQTLVLRRGMLAETRGVGFDLMSSEITQSTALVTGRRAGQAVRVMRWLNGENDEVPTRFDCRISRDKAEPIQTATAGTVGAVRMVEICHGGGQTFTNIYQVAGDGTIWNSRQWMGPEIGYIAIQLLRR, encoded by the coding sequence ATGATGCGGAAGATGCGTTGGATCGGGGCGCTGGCCGCCCTTGCAGTGCTGGCCGGGTGCAGCAACGACCCTGCACGGCAGGGGCCGGGGCTGTTGCAGATGGCGGTGCAGAGCGTGACCGCCAAGCGCGGAAAGCCGAAGGAGGTGACCCCGGCGCAGGTGGCCGCGCTGATCCCGGTGGCGCTGCAGCGCATCCGAGGCTCTGCGATCATGATCCTGTTGCGCGACAACACCCAGCTGGCCGCGCTCGGCGAGCAGGAGACGCGCGGGCCGTGGCGGACCTATCTGACCACCGAGGGCCAGACGCTTGTGCTGCGGCGCGGGATGCTGGCGGAGACGCGGGGCGTGGGCTTTGACCTGATGTCCTCGGAGATCACCCAGAGCACTGCGCTTGTCACCGGCCGACGCGCCGGGCAGGCGGTGCGCGTGATGCGCTGGCTCAACGGCGAGAACGATGAAGTCCCGACCCGGTTCGACTGCCGGATCAGCCGCGACAAGGCCGAGCCGATCCAGACTGCGACGGCGGGCACGGTGGGCGCGGTGCGGATGGTGGAAATCTGTCATGGCGGCGGCCAGACCTTTACCAACATCTATCAGGTGGCCGGGGATGGCACGATCTGGAACTCGCGCCAGTGGATGGGGCCGGAAATCGGCTACATCGCGATTCAACTCCTGCGCAGGTAA
- a CDS encoding glycosyltransferase family 2 protein, with translation MSPKVSVVIPMMNEAENAAPLIGRIVTACADVEFEVVAVNDGSTDATGDELLKLAREDARIRVLQHPRPAGQSGAVHSGVRAARGAVCVTLDGDGQNPPEELPKLYGPLLADTTGKLGLVAGQRVDRQDTASKRWASKFANGLRARILKDGTRDTGCGLKGFRRDAFLALPFFNHMHRYLPALMRRDGWEIAHVDVSHAERAAGRSKYTNFGRALVGIYDLIGVAWLIKRRKTQTPTEITPDG, from the coding sequence ATGTCTCCCAAGGTTTCGGTGGTGATCCCGATGATGAACGAGGCGGAGAACGCGGCGCCGCTCATCGGCCGGATCGTGACCGCCTGCGCGGATGTCGAGTTCGAGGTGGTGGCGGTCAACGACGGGTCCACCGATGCGACGGGCGATGAGCTGCTCAAGCTGGCGCGGGAGGATGCCCGCATTCGGGTGCTGCAACACCCGAGGCCTGCCGGGCAGAGCGGGGCGGTGCATTCGGGCGTGCGGGCGGCGCGGGGCGCGGTGTGCGTGACGCTGGATGGCGACGGGCAGAACCCGCCGGAGGAACTGCCAAAGCTATATGGCCCGCTGCTGGCCGACACCACGGGCAAGCTGGGCCTCGTCGCGGGCCAGCGGGTGGACCGGCAGGATACCGCGAGCAAGCGCTGGGCGAGCAAGTTTGCCAACGGTCTGCGCGCACGCATCCTGAAGGATGGCACGCGCGACACCGGCTGCGGGCTCAAGGGCTTTCGCCGCGATGCATTTCTGGCCCTGCCGTTCTTCAACCACATGCACCGCTACCTGCCTGCGCTGATGCGGCGGGACGGCTGGGAGATCGCCCATGTGGACGTGAGCCATGCCGAGCGCGCCGCGGGGCGGAGCAAATACACCAACTTCGGCAGGGCGCTTGTGGGGATTTACGACCTGATCGGCGTGGCTTGGCTGATCAAGCGGCGCAAGACCCAGACCCCCACGGAGATCACGCCGGATGGCTGA
- a CDS encoding lipid-A-disaccharide synthase N-terminal domain-containing protein produces the protein MAEWLFNILHVETWVEFWWVIIGLGGQLMFTARFLVQWIASERARRSVVPLAFWYFSIFGGLILLAYALYRKDPVFVLGQAMGLFIYVRNLYLIHVSKREA, from the coding sequence ATGGCTGAATGGCTCTTCAACATCCTGCATGTCGAGACGTGGGTTGAGTTCTGGTGGGTGATCATCGGGCTGGGCGGGCAGCTGATGTTCACCGCGCGATTTCTGGTGCAGTGGATCGCCTCGGAGCGGGCCCGCCGGTCGGTGGTGCCGCTGGCGTTCTGGTACTTTTCGATCTTCGGCGGGCTGATCTTGTTGGCCTATGCGCTTTACCGGAAAGACCCGGTGTTCGTGCTGGGGCAGGCGATGGGGCTCTTCATCTATGTTCGCAATCTCTACCTGATCCATGTCAGCAAGCGCGAAGCCTGA
- a CDS encoding YjbH domain-containing protein: protein MARIKSWAGVSAVALVAGLVAGAGPRATKADPQITDSLTLFGTPGILSMPSAEALEDGQISATLTSMGGQTRASFSFQLAPRITGSFRYSRIEDYYMDGEPLSDRSFDLKFQVLQEQPGKWWPAVAVGFQDFLGSGIYSGEYIVATKTVSPRLRFSAGLGWGGLARYGVIGSAGEREPYIPGDEGGTVNASSWFQGDVAAFGGLAFQASDRLTLKAEYSTAGYVDEAGDDLIDRKSPWNFGLDYKIRENAHLQAAYIGGSEVAVQLSFSTNPRKPAVGPGNETAPLPVAGRPARRSDPGAWDTAWASDPATKPGLRRVLGNAMAKEGLILEAMAYSGRSIELRYRNTRYIAEPQAMGRISRILTRALPASVETFSLVPVQNGVPGARVTLKRSDLEAFEHAGSAPVLAAAQITDTAAAPDPAGLEYLPGQYPRFTWSLSPYVALTAFDPESPLRGDVGLRLSGRYDLAPGWVLEGAITKKVFGNGGEDENPSTSVLPHVRSDAALYAAEGDPAIERLTLAYYGRPGPNLYSRLTVGMLESMFGGVSGELLWKPVDSRLALGGELNWVKQRDYDQLFSFREYEVVTGHVSAYYDFGNGYHGTLDVGRYLAGDWGATVALDREFDNGWRIGAYATVTDVSAEDFGEGSFDKGIRVTVPYSFFTGQPSKKTAGTTLRSLARDGGAKLSVNGRLYDTVRDTHRPELEDRWGRFWR, encoded by the coding sequence GTGGCACGGATCAAGAGTTGGGCGGGTGTGAGTGCTGTGGCGCTGGTGGCGGGCCTCGTGGCGGGAGCCGGACCGCGGGCCACCAAGGCCGACCCCCAGATCACCGACAGCCTGACGCTTTTCGGGACGCCCGGCATCCTCTCGATGCCCTCTGCGGAGGCGCTGGAGGATGGACAAATCTCGGCCACGCTCACCTCGATGGGCGGGCAGACGCGGGCGAGCTTCTCGTTCCAGCTTGCGCCGCGGATCACCGGCAGCTTCCGCTACTCGCGCATCGAAGACTATTACATGGACGGCGAGCCGCTCTCCGACCGGAGCTTTGACCTGAAGTTTCAGGTGCTGCAGGAGCAGCCCGGCAAGTGGTGGCCGGCGGTGGCTGTGGGCTTTCAGGATTTTCTGGGCAGCGGGATCTATAGCGGCGAATACATTGTGGCGACCAAGACGGTATCGCCCCGGCTGCGGTTCAGCGCCGGGCTCGGCTGGGGCGGGCTGGCGCGCTACGGGGTGATCGGCAGCGCGGGCGAGCGCGAGCCTTACATCCCCGGCGACGAGGGCGGCACTGTGAATGCCAGCAGCTGGTTTCAGGGCGATGTGGCGGCGTTTGGCGGCCTCGCCTTTCAGGCCAGCGACAGGCTGACGCTGAAGGCCGAATACTCCACGGCGGGCTATGTGGACGAGGCGGGCGACGACCTGATCGACCGCAAGAGCCCGTGGAACTTTGGCCTCGATTACAAGATCCGCGAAAACGCGCATTTGCAGGCGGCTTATATCGGCGGCTCTGAGGTGGCGGTGCAGCTCAGCTTCAGCACCAACCCGCGCAAGCCTGCGGTGGGGCCGGGCAACGAGACCGCGCCGCTGCCAGTGGCGGGGCGCCCTGCCCGCCGGTCGGATCCCGGCGCCTGGGACACCGCCTGGGCGAGTGATCCGGCGACCAAGCCCGGCCTGCGCCGGGTGCTGGGCAATGCGATGGCCAAGGAAGGGCTGATCCTCGAGGCGATGGCCTACAGCGGGCGGAGTATCGAGCTGCGCTATCGTAACACGCGCTACATTGCCGAGCCGCAGGCAATGGGGCGTATCTCGCGCATTCTGACCCGCGCCCTGCCCGCCTCGGTCGAGACCTTCAGCCTTGTGCCGGTGCAGAACGGGGTGCCGGGCGCTCGGGTGACATTGAAGCGCAGCGACCTTGAGGCATTTGAACACGCAGGCTCGGCCCCGGTGCTGGCTGCCGCGCAGATCACCGATACCGCCGCTGCGCCCGATCCGGCGGGGCTGGAGTATCTGCCCGGTCAGTATCCGCGGTTCACGTGGTCTCTCTCGCCCTATGTGGCGCTCACCGCCTTTGACCCCGAAAGCCCCCTGCGCGGCGACGTGGGTCTGCGGCTCTCGGGCCGGTATGACCTTGCGCCGGGCTGGGTGCTGGAGGGTGCGATCACCAAGAAGGTGTTCGGCAACGGCGGCGAGGATGAGAACCCATCGACCTCGGTTCTGCCGCATGTTCGCTCGGACGCGGCGCTCTATGCCGCCGAGGGCGACCCGGCGATCGAGCGGCTGACGCTGGCCTACTATGGCCGCCCCGGTCCCAACCTCTACAGCCGCCTCACGGTGGGTATGCTGGAATCGATGTTTGGCGGGGTCTCGGGCGAGCTGCTCTGGAAGCCGGTGGACAGCCGCCTTGCGCTGGGCGGCGAGCTGAACTGGGTGAAGCAGCGGGACTATGACCAGCTCTTCAGCTTCCGGGAATACGAGGTCGTGACCGGCCATGTCTCTGCCTACTACGACTTTGGCAACGGCTATCACGGCACGCTCGACGTGGGCCGCTACCTTGCGGGTGACTGGGGCGCGACCGTCGCGCTGGACCGGGAGTTCGACAACGGCTGGCGGATCGGGGCCTATGCCACGGTCACCGATGTTTCGGCGGAGGACTTTGGTGAAGGCTCGTTTGACAAGGGCATCCGGGTGACCGTGCCTTACAGCTTCTTCACCGGCCAGCCGAGCAAGAAGACCGCGGGCACCACGCTGCGCTCGCTGGCGCGGGACGGGGGCGCGAAGCTCTCGGTCAACGGGCGGCTCTATGACACGGTGCGCGACACCCACCGCCCTGAGCTGGAAGACCGGTGGGGGCGGTTCTGGAGATGA
- a CDS encoding ArnT family glycosyltransferase, with protein MSASAKPEGAGWFGPAFAVVAALVVFRLALLPFARAEIFVDEAQYWLWGQELAFGYYSKPPMIGWLLRAVTDLAGSDAAFWLRAPAAVLHGITALLLAGLAAELADRRTAILVAASYITLPLVAVGSFLISTDTVMFPFLAGALWAWVRVTREQSRVAAVVAGACVGLAVMSKYAGIYYVLCAGLAALFVPSARVRWGDAVAAIVALLIVISPNVIWNIQNGLSTLEHTMDNAEWVRDPGKRAGLNWASLAEFAGAQIVVFGPVLLAGLLWSAVWRRSAMLLWFSLPILALVCGQALLSKAYANWAAAAYLAGTIAAVMVVRGWGRWAMGASLALGTGFAVVLVGATVFAASLRLGDGPLLMERYLGRIDMSAQIAARSKAAGVTTIVADDRDVLADLFYRIRGRGVEGQIIGLEAYARPELGRPPNHYVQSHAWPGGEDEVLYVTRRADPPICEAAEALEPIIPREGAFRRRPQQVWRVPGDCWGQ; from the coding sequence ATGTCAGCAAGCGCGAAGCCTGAGGGCGCCGGCTGGTTTGGCCCTGCCTTTGCGGTGGTGGCGGCGCTGGTGGTGTTTCGCCTCGCGTTGCTCCCCTTTGCGCGGGCCGAGATCTTTGTGGATGAGGCGCAATACTGGCTCTGGGGACAGGAGCTGGCCTTTGGCTACTATTCCAAGCCGCCGATGATCGGCTGGCTGCTGCGGGCGGTCACCGACCTGGCGGGCAGCGATGCGGCCTTCTGGCTCCGCGCCCCGGCGGCGGTGCTGCACGGGATCACCGCGCTGCTGCTGGCCGGGTTGGCGGCAGAACTGGCCGACAGGCGCACGGCGATCCTCGTGGCGGCGAGTTACATCACCCTGCCGCTGGTGGCGGTGGGCAGCTTTCTGATCAGCACCGACACGGTGATGTTCCCCTTCCTTGCGGGCGCGCTCTGGGCGTGGGTGCGAGTGACCCGCGAGCAGAGCCGGGTGGCGGCGGTGGTGGCCGGGGCCTGCGTGGGGCTGGCGGTGATGAGCAAATACGCGGGCATCTACTACGTGCTTTGCGCCGGGTTGGCGGCGCTCTTCGTGCCCTCGGCGCGGGTGCGCTGGGGTGATGCGGTGGCGGCAATCGTGGCGCTGCTGATCGTGATCTCGCCCAACGTGATCTGGAACATTCAGAACGGCCTCTCGACCCTCGAGCACACGATGGACAACGCCGAATGGGTGCGCGACCCGGGCAAGCGGGCGGGGCTGAACTGGGCCTCGCTGGCGGAGTTTGCCGGGGCGCAGATCGTGGTGTTCGGGCCGGTGCTGCTGGCGGGGCTGCTTTGGTCGGCGGTGTGGCGGCGGAGCGCGATGCTGCTGTGGTTCTCTCTGCCAATCCTTGCGCTGGTCTGCGGGCAGGCGCTGCTCTCCAAGGCCTATGCCAACTGGGCGGCGGCGGCCTATCTGGCGGGCACCATCGCTGCCGTGATGGTAGTGCGCGGCTGGGGCCGCTGGGCGATGGGGGCGAGCCTTGCGCTGGGCACGGGTTTTGCCGTGGTGCTGGTGGGCGCAACCGTCTTTGCCGCTTCGCTGCGGCTGGGGGACGGGCCATTGCTGATGGAGCGCTATTTGGGCCGGATCGACATGAGCGCGCAGATTGCCGCGCGGTCAAAGGCGGCGGGGGTGACGACCATTGTGGCTGATGACCGCGACGTGCTGGCCGACCTCTTCTACCGCATCCGGGGCCGGGGCGTGGAGGGGCAGATCATCGGGCTGGAGGCCTATGCCCGACCCGAACTGGGCCGCCCGCCGAACCACTATGTGCAGAGCCATGCGTGGCCGGGCGGCGAAGACGAGGTGCTTTATGTGACCCGCCGCGCAGACCCCCCGATCTGCGAGGCGGCCGAGGCGCTAGAGCCGATCATCCCGCGAGAGGGGGCCTTTCGGCGGCGTCCGCAGCAGGTCTGGCGGGTGCCGGGCGACTGCTGGGGCCAGTGA